One genomic window of Streptomonospora nanhaiensis includes the following:
- a CDS encoding cytochrome P450 codes for MTHTSLQPAQAMLGLLDPENDDPYPLYAALRESGDGVQWCEPMQAWFATRHEHILEMCRNPRVYSSEHFWAGPVSEHNPADPRQVASIDVASRQFMVTDPPDHTRLRRILSPHFNNTALNGRWRDLVERVVADRLDRLRPGQTIDFMDEVANLVPVAVIAGVLGAPFETDEDLAQWRSWSRDMGATLDISIHGEAQEKAVLGQGELIDALAEILHLRRDDPRDDLISAVAHLADDDGEPVDERDVLAQLMLLFAAGNDTTIGLLGNGVELLLKHPETTARVVAEGAVDAAVEEILRFEPPVHFDLRLTTEPVVLGETEIDAGQQVFQILPAANRDPRVFADPDTYDPWRPNARSHLSFLHGPHHCIGSGLARLEGRIMFTRLLERFPGIRLAGDPVRFTRNKATRGLALLPVTL; via the coding sequence GTGACCCATACTTCCCTGCAACCCGCACAAGCCATGCTGGGCCTGCTCGACCCGGAGAACGACGACCCCTACCCCCTGTACGCGGCGCTGCGCGAGAGCGGCGACGGCGTGCAGTGGTGCGAGCCGATGCAGGCGTGGTTCGCCACCCGCCACGAGCACATCCTGGAGATGTGCCGCAACCCGCGGGTGTACTCGTCGGAGCACTTCTGGGCGGGGCCGGTCAGTGAGCACAACCCCGCCGACCCCCGCCAGGTGGCCAGCATCGACGTGGCCTCGCGCCAGTTCATGGTCACCGACCCGCCGGACCACACCCGGCTGCGCCGGATCCTGTCCCCGCACTTCAACAACACCGCCCTCAACGGCCGCTGGCGCGACCTGGTCGAGCGCGTGGTCGCCGACCGGCTCGACCGGCTGCGGCCCGGGCAGACCATCGACTTCATGGACGAGGTCGCCAACCTCGTGCCCGTGGCCGTCATCGCCGGCGTGCTCGGGGCGCCCTTCGAGACCGACGAGGACCTCGCGCAGTGGCGGTCCTGGTCGCGCGACATGGGCGCCACCCTCGACATCAGCATCCACGGCGAGGCCCAGGAGAAGGCGGTGCTGGGCCAGGGCGAGCTGATCGACGCCCTCGCCGAGATCCTGCACCTGCGCCGCGACGACCCGCGCGACGACCTCATCTCGGCCGTGGCGCACCTGGCAGACGACGACGGCGAGCCGGTCGACGAGCGCGACGTGCTGGCCCAGCTGATGCTGCTGTTCGCGGCCGGCAACGACACCACCATCGGCCTGCTGGGCAACGGCGTGGAGCTGCTGCTCAAGCACCCCGAGACCACGGCGCGGGTGGTCGCCGAGGGCGCCGTCGACGCCGCGGTCGAGGAGATCCTGCGCTTCGAGCCGCCGGTGCACTTCGACCTGCGGCTGACCACGGAGCCGGTCGTCCTGGGCGAGACGGAGATCGACGCCGGCCAGCAGGTGTTCCAGATCCTCCCGGCCGCCAACCGCGACCCGCGGGTCTTCGCCGACCCCGACACCTACGACCCGTGGCGCCCCAACGCGCGCTCGCACCTGAGCTTCCTGCACGGCCCGCACCACTGCATCGGCTCGGGCCTGGCCCGCCTGGAGGGCCGGATCATGTTCACGCGCCTGCTGGAGCGGTTCCCCGGCATCCGCCTGGCCGGCGACCCGGTGCGCTTCACCCGCAACAAGGCCACCCGCGGCCTGGCCCTGCTCCCCGTCACCCTCTAG
- a CDS encoding TetR/AcrR family transcriptional regulator, with the protein MPRPPVGADSASPAQPERAPHVHRRLERTRARLVAAAEELLGEAPVARLTVTAVTDRAGLRSRKTFYSHFPDGVCGLLRALIAARREEMREVIRPAPGEPAEDYLRRSAMGVLDTWRGRAPVWRATLHLDQLGPQGAALEREWSAVLRSWAEVMSARVREAHTERGTPAPANLEARVGAWLTGAGFVLSRLLSSPEHTPAEEAATAAALVDTLVAACGLEHTTAAPAG; encoded by the coding sequence ATGCCTCGTCCTCCGGTCGGCGCGGACTCGGCCTCACCTGCGCAGCCGGAGCGCGCCCCCCACGTCCACCGCCGCCTGGAGCGGACCCGCGCCCGGCTGGTCGCCGCGGCCGAGGAACTCCTGGGCGAGGCGCCGGTGGCGCGCCTGACCGTCACGGCCGTGACCGACCGGGCCGGCCTGCGCTCGCGCAAGACGTTCTACAGCCACTTCCCCGACGGCGTCTGCGGACTGCTGCGCGCGCTGATCGCCGCGCGCCGGGAGGAGATGCGCGAGGTCATCCGGCCCGCGCCCGGCGAGCCCGCCGAGGACTACCTGCGCCGGTCCGCCATGGGCGTGCTCGACACCTGGCGCGGGCGCGCCCCGGTGTGGCGGGCCACCCTGCACCTCGACCAGCTCGGCCCGCAGGGGGCGGCCCTGGAGCGCGAGTGGTCCGCGGTCCTGCGCTCGTGGGCCGAGGTGATGTCCGCCAGGGTGCGCGAGGCCCACACCGAGCGCGGCACCCCCGCACCCGCCAACCTGGAGGCGCGGGTCGGCGCCTGGCTGACCGGCGCGGGGTTCGTCCTCTCCCGGCTGCTCTCCTCGCCCGAACACACCCCCGCCGAGGAGGCGGCCACCGCCG